A stretch of the Haloplanus aerogenes genome encodes the following:
- a CDS encoding ABC transporter ATP-binding protein → MTLLDIEDLAVTFPVEDGPDVPAVDGVDLQVEAGEIHGLVGESGSGKSVTARSIMRLLDGAEVTADRFAYRGEDLYAKSEAEMRAVRGDDIGMVFQDSLSALNPVMTVGEQIAEVVRHHGDVDESAGLLSELRRKYVTGTRKTASSWRRAVDLLETVGIPDPEEVATSYPHQLSGGQRQRVMIASALGGDPSLIVADEPTTALDVTVEASILDELRRLCDEFDVAILLITHDLGVVAETCDRVTVMYSGSVMEHGRTDQLFENPAHPYTKGLLRSIPEQAPPDGELTTIPGSAPEPTERPTGCPFRDRCPAAFDACADPLPEHVVDDGHVARCHLYTEGDDPGEVAWDARDGETNGTVDGATDRTTPTEVTDG, encoded by the coding sequence GTGACGCTGCTGGACATCGAGGATCTCGCGGTCACGTTCCCCGTCGAAGATGGTCCGGACGTGCCCGCCGTCGACGGCGTCGACCTGCAGGTCGAGGCCGGCGAGATTCACGGCCTCGTCGGGGAGTCGGGGTCGGGCAAGAGCGTCACCGCCCGGTCGATCATGCGCCTGCTCGACGGCGCCGAGGTCACTGCGGATCGCTTTGCCTACCGCGGGGAAGACCTCTACGCCAAGTCCGAAGCCGAGATGCGTGCGGTCCGCGGCGACGACATCGGGATGGTGTTTCAGGACTCCCTGTCGGCGCTCAACCCGGTGATGACCGTCGGCGAACAGATCGCGGAGGTGGTCAGACACCACGGCGACGTGGACGAGTCCGCGGGATTGCTGAGCGAACTCCGGCGCAAATACGTCACGGGGACGCGCAAGACCGCGTCCTCGTGGCGCCGCGCCGTCGACCTGCTGGAGACGGTCGGGATTCCCGACCCCGAGGAGGTCGCCACGTCGTATCCCCACCAACTGAGCGGCGGCCAGCGCCAGCGCGTGATGATCGCGTCGGCGCTCGGGGGCGACCCCTCGCTGATCGTCGCCGACGAACCCACGACCGCGCTCGACGTGACCGTCGAGGCCAGCATCCTCGACGAACTCCGGCGCCTGTGTGACGAGTTCGACGTGGCGATCCTCCTCATTACCCACGACCTCGGCGTCGTCGCGGAGACCTGTGACCGCGTGACCGTCATGTACTCGGGATCGGTGATGGAACACGGCCGAACCGACCAGCTGTTCGAGAATCCGGCCCATCCCTACACGAAGGGCCTGCTTCGGAGCATCCCGGAGCAGGCGCCACCCGACGGCGAACTGACGACGATTCCCGGCTCCGCGCCGGAGCCGACCGAGCGGCCCACGGGCTGTCCCTTCCGCGACCGCTGTCCCGCCGCGTTCGACGCGTGTGCCGACCCGCTCCCCGAACACGTCGTCGACGACGGGCACGTCGCGCGCTGTCACCTCTACACCGAAGGCGACGACCCCGGTGAGGTGGCGTGGGACGCCCGGGACGGCGAGACGAACGGCACAGTCGACGGGGCGACCGACCGAACCACCCCGACCGAGGTGACCGACGGATGA
- a CDS encoding ABC transporter substrate-binding protein, with translation MFDKDDLEGPRIDRRTATKLLAAGGLSGLAGCSGGGDTGGGGTESDSGSSESSGSSGGSISAGWNIDEIEYLDPHYIDKGQEIYLSSNIYSGLVKIGADGSIVGDLANDWTLPDSSTYVFDLKEGATFHNGDPLDAPAVKASFERLMNLDDSPHLGKVSSIESITAEDETTLRISLETTVGPFISFLTRGPGRAGTIVHAPSATENPNEYNRMPVGSGAFELVERESGEYLQLEAYDGYFGTDEDGNSLPYLDSVRIDLIPEPSTMWTAMRGGEIQYSNSIPPQNAGQAESMSSLDVVGTNPGAWFCIAPLCNDPSEVEWQQYASGAGEATDKWSDEELPTTDARVRQAIAMAIDREALIERAFFGYAEPAHSVFNPAIAWLYEEEPDPGQYYDPETAQQLLDEAGYTGDPRMSLSLLGTPSDERRMTVVQEMLSQVGIEVELNVQQESAYWDNLYRYENELVMYDGYVDIDPWMSLWKQLKTPVESGSAGAWQANLYQNPEFNELLEQDYRTSDVESRTELLRQAEELFLGDAAWAMTTFPLIPKASASNLVGVGNQAGLSNFHTASLE, from the coding sequence CGACCTCGAAGGCCCACGAATCGACCGGCGAACGGCGACGAAACTGCTCGCGGCGGGGGGACTCAGCGGTCTCGCCGGCTGTAGCGGCGGCGGGGACACTGGCGGAGGGGGCACCGAGAGCGACAGCGGATCGAGCGAATCCAGCGGCTCCAGCGGAGGATCCATCTCCGCGGGCTGGAACATCGACGAAATCGAGTACCTCGACCCCCACTACATCGACAAGGGGCAAGAGATCTACCTCTCCTCGAACATCTACAGCGGCCTCGTGAAGATCGGTGCCGACGGCTCCATCGTCGGTGACCTCGCCAACGACTGGACGCTCCCGGACAGTTCGACGTACGTGTTCGATCTGAAGGAGGGGGCGACGTTCCACAACGGCGACCCGCTCGACGCCCCAGCGGTGAAGGCGTCGTTCGAACGGCTGATGAACCTCGACGACTCGCCACACCTCGGCAAAGTTTCGTCCATCGAGAGCATCACTGCCGAAGACGAGACGACGCTCCGCATCAGCCTCGAAACGACGGTCGGGCCGTTCATCTCCTTCCTGACGCGTGGGCCGGGACGGGCCGGCACCATCGTTCACGCCCCGAGCGCGACGGAGAACCCGAACGAGTACAACCGGATGCCCGTCGGAAGCGGCGCGTTCGAACTCGTCGAGCGTGAATCCGGTGAGTACCTCCAGTTGGAGGCCTACGACGGCTACTTCGGAACCGACGAGGACGGAAATTCGCTCCCGTACCTCGATTCGGTCCGGATCGACCTGATCCCGGAGCCGTCGACGATGTGGACGGCGATGCGCGGCGGCGAGATTCAGTACTCCAACAGCATCCCACCACAGAACGCCGGCCAGGCGGAGTCGATGAGTTCGCTCGACGTTGTCGGCACCAACCCCGGCGCGTGGTTCTGCATCGCGCCGCTGTGTAACGACCCGTCCGAGGTCGAGTGGCAACAGTACGCCAGCGGCGCCGGGGAAGCGACGGACAAGTGGTCGGACGAGGAACTCCCGACGACCGACGCGCGCGTCCGGCAGGCCATCGCCATGGCCATCGACCGCGAGGCGCTCATCGAGCGTGCCTTCTTCGGCTACGCCGAACCCGCTCACTCCGTGTTCAACCCCGCTATCGCGTGGCTCTACGAGGAAGAGCCCGATCCGGGCCAGTACTACGACCCCGAGACGGCCCAGCAACTCCTCGACGAGGCGGGCTACACCGGCGACCCGCGGATGAGCCTCTCACTGCTCGGCACGCCGAGTGACGAACGCCGGATGACCGTCGTCCAGGAGATGCTCTCGCAAGTCGGCATCGAGGTGGAACTCAACGTCCAGCAGGAGTCGGCCTACTGGGACAACCTCTACCGCTACGAGAACGAACTCGTGATGTACGACGGCTACGTCGACATCGACCCGTGGATGTCGCTGTGGAAACAGCTCAAGACGCCGGTCGAGTCCGGGTCCGCGGGCGCGTGGCAGGCGAACCTCTACCAGAACCCCGAGTTCAACGAACTCCTCGAGCAGGACTACCGCACCTCGGACGTGGAGTCGCGAACCGAACTCCTCCGCCAGGCCGAGGAACTCTTCCTCGGGGACGCCGCCTGGGCCATGACGACCTTCCCGCTGATTCCGAAGGCGAGCGCGTCGAACCTCGTGGGCGTCGGCAACCAGGCCGGTCTGAGCAACTTCCACACCGCGAGCCTCGAGTAA
- a CDS encoding ABC transporter permease, whose translation MGIQRYVAKRTLQAVLVIYVVATAVFVAIRSIPGDPARLILGGDADADAIAAVRAELGLDEPIYVQYVRWMSDLATGDFGSSIYTGEPVLGRIAGAAEPTLSIGLVGITIAILIAIPAGIVSATRRDQWEDYVATGVAFLGISMPSFWIGIVLLLTVGTAIPAIPSYGYASISEGVVPWLSHVVLPATAVGLPYAGIITRMTRSSMLEVLSEDYMQTARAKGLPPRLILFKHGLQNALLPVVTIAGILFALLLGGIVAVEMVFGIQGFGRLLIRSIERQDFPIVQGSVIVIAIIFVFMNLFVDLLYMSINPKIKYGGDA comes from the coding sequence ATGGGCATCCAACGGTACGTGGCGAAACGGACACTCCAGGCGGTGCTGGTCATCTACGTCGTCGCGACGGCGGTGTTCGTCGCCATCCGCTCGATTCCGGGTGATCCCGCACGGCTGATCCTCGGCGGCGACGCCGACGCCGACGCCATCGCGGCCGTCCGCGCCGAACTCGGTCTCGACGAGCCCATTTACGTCCAGTATGTTCGCTGGATGAGCGACCTAGCCACCGGCGACTTCGGGTCCTCGATCTACACGGGCGAACCGGTGCTCGGCCGCATCGCCGGCGCCGCCGAACCGACGCTGAGCATCGGCCTCGTCGGCATCACCATAGCCATCCTGATCGCGATTCCCGCGGGCATCGTCAGCGCCACCCGCCGCGACCAGTGGGAGGATTACGTCGCCACCGGCGTGGCCTTCCTCGGCATCAGCATGCCCTCGTTCTGGATCGGCATCGTCCTCCTGCTCACGGTCGGGACGGCGATTCCGGCCATCCCCTCGTACGGCTACGCGTCGATCAGCGAGGGCGTGGTGCCGTGGCTCTCCCACGTCGTCCTGCCCGCGACGGCGGTCGGCCTGCCCTACGCCGGGATCATCACCCGAATGACCCGGTCGTCGATGCTCGAAGTCCTGAGCGAGGACTACATGCAGACGGCCCGCGCGAAGGGGTTGCCGCCGCGCCTGATCCTGTTCAAACACGGCCTGCAGAACGCGCTCCTGCCCGTCGTGACCATCGCCGGCATCCTCTTTGCCCTCCTCCTCGGCGGCATCGTCGCCGTCGAGATGGTGTTCGGCATTCAGGGCTTCGGCCGCCTGCTCATCCGCTCCATCGAGCGCCAGGACTTCCCCATCGTACAGGGGTCGGTGATCGTCATCGCGATCATCTTCGTGTTCATGAACCTCTTCGTCGACCTGCTGTACATGTCGATCAATCCGAAGATCAAGTACGGAGGTGACGCATGA
- a CDS encoding ABC transporter permease, with the protein MSTKYGEADTVFGIRVDRFERLRETIAGDYKATFGLTTVVLFVLAAIFAPELAPYDPMAQDFALMQAPSLSSAHPLGTDSFGRDLLSRMMFGARISLGVSLGAVTIGAVVGVSLGVVAGYFGGWIDDALMRFVDVLWAFPWLLVAIMLVAVFGQGVWNVVAAIAFAYIDDFARLARGEVLSIREEEFVLAAKNVGLGDLQIMTEEVLPNAVAPLIVQFTVLVARAMLAESTLSFLGIGVKPTTPTWGALLGQGRSLIGQAWWISIIPGIAIVITVLGINLFGDALRDAFDVRGEGGSP; encoded by the coding sequence ATGAGCACGAAGTACGGCGAGGCGGACACGGTCTTCGGCATCCGAGTGGACCGATTCGAGCGCCTGCGCGAGACGATTGCCGGCGACTACAAGGCCACCTTCGGACTGACAACCGTCGTGCTGTTCGTCCTCGCCGCCATCTTCGCGCCCGAACTCGCGCCGTACGACCCGATGGCACAGGACTTCGCGCTGATGCAGGCGCCGTCGCTGTCCAGCGCCCACCCGCTCGGCACCGACTCCTTCGGCCGCGACCTGCTCTCGCGGATGATGTTCGGCGCGCGCATCAGCCTCGGGGTGAGCCTCGGCGCCGTGACCATCGGCGCCGTCGTCGGCGTCTCCCTCGGCGTCGTCGCCGGCTACTTCGGCGGCTGGATCGACGACGCTCTGATGCGCTTCGTGGACGTACTCTGGGCGTTCCCGTGGCTCCTCGTCGCCATCATGCTCGTCGCGGTGTTCGGGCAGGGCGTCTGGAACGTCGTCGCGGCCATCGCCTTCGCGTACATCGACGACTTCGCTCGTCTCGCGCGCGGTGAAGTCCTCTCGATCCGCGAGGAGGAGTTCGTCCTCGCGGCGAAGAACGTCGGTCTCGGAGACCTCCAGATCATGACCGAGGAAGTGCTGCCGAACGCGGTGGCGCCGCTGATCGTCCAGTTCACCGTCCTCGTCGCCCGCGCGATGCTCGCCGAGAGCACGCTCTCCTTCCTCGGCATCGGCGTCAAACCGACCACGCCGACCTGGGGAGCGCTACTCGGCCAGGGCCGGAGCCTCATCGGGCAGGCCTGGTGGATCTCCATCATCCCCGGCATCGCCATCGTCATCACGGTCCTCGGCATCAACCTCTTCGGCGACGCGCTCCGCGACGCCTTCGACGTGCGCGGGGAGGGAGGGTCGCCGTGA